A single region of the Miscanthus floridulus cultivar M001 unplaced genomic scaffold, ASM1932011v1 fs_580_2, whole genome shotgun sequence genome encodes:
- the LOC136532326 gene encoding uncharacterized protein yields the protein MAGTSLFFARRHPAEAHDVAPPYSPRGSTRRRTLGWRGFWGAASRRSRGARCPPPAPAVARGPVPLLLHRRLAGPCPLPPVEARWRRTHRPLLCRTETRPPHRPLLCRILAGFLHRAADLTLVPSAAISKDFETAQVISANRIRLWNKGVDSASFHPRFRNHEMRVRLSDGEPEKPLVIHVGRFGREKNLDFLKMVMDRLPGVRIAFIGDGPYRTITSTMMTVEYNNCLGTRNCEDFELRFFG from the exons ATGGCCGGGACCTCCCTCTTCTTCGCGCGGCGGCACCCAGCGGAGGCGCACGACGTCGCACCCCCCTATTCTCCGCGCGGCAGCACTCGGCGGCGCACCCTAGGGTGGCGGGGGTTCTGGGGCGCGGCCTCCCGGCGGTCGCGCGGGGCTCGGTGCCCTCCTCCAGCGCCGGCAGTCGCGCGGGGGCCCGTCCCCCTCCTCCTGCACCGGCGGCTCGCGGGACCCTGTCCCCTCCCCCCAGTGGAGGCACGGTGGCGGAGGACACATCGCCCCCTCCTCTGTCGCACGGAAACGCGCCCTCCCCATCGCCCCCTCCTCTGTCGCATCCTCGCCG GATTCCTTCATAGAGCTGCTGATTTAACTTTAGTACCATCTGCTGCtatcagcaaagattttgaaACTGCCCAGGTCATATCAG CTAACAGAATACGCCTTTGGAACAAAGGTGTTGATTCTGCAAGCTTCCATCCTAGATTTCGCAATCATGAGATGCGAGTCAGGCTGAG TGACGGTGAGCCTGAAAAACCACTGGTAATTCATGTCGGACGTTTTGGGCGTGAGAAAAATTTGGATTTTTTGAAGAT GGTAATGGATAGGTTGCCTGGAGTAAGAATTGCATTTATCGGAGATGGACCATACAG GACTATTACTTCTACAATGATGACAGTAGAGTACAATAATTGTTTGGGAACCCGCAACTGTGAAGACTTTGAGCTGAGATTTTTTGGTTGA